DNA from Mycolicibacterium alvei:
CTTCTACGACGCACACATGGACCTGGTGTCGGTGCACCCGGTGTTCAACCTGTACAACAAGCGCTGGCCGATCCGCGGCGAATCCGAGAACCTTGCCCCCGCCAAGTTCGTCAACGGCGGCTCGGCACAGGAGTCGGTCGTCGGCGCCGGCAGTATCATTTCCGCGGCGTCCGTACGTAATTCGGTGTTGTCCTCCAATGTGGTGATCGACGACGGTGCCATCGTGGAGGGAAGTGTGCTGATGCCGGGGGTGCGGATCGGCCGCGGCGCGGTGGTGCGCCACGCGATCCTGGACAAGAACGTGGTGGTGGGTCCGGGCGAGATGGTGGGCGTGGACCTCGACAAAGACCGTGAGCGGTTCGCGATCAGCGCGGGCGGCGTGGTTGCCGTCGGCAAAGGTGTGTGGATCTAGCGCGTCTGGTCGTCAGTCCGGGGATCACTCCCAGGGATCGACCGCGGCGCGGCGCGGCGCGGTGCTGCTGCGGGCGTTCACGCCGACCTTGGCCTCGTTCTTCCGCCTGCGCCACCGCCACAGGCGGAAGGCGCCCCAGATCAGCGCCAGCAGCGCGACGAGCACCAGTGCCGGTAGCAGGATCGCCACGAAGACCAGACCGATACTGGTGACGTCCTCGACGGTGGACAGCACCGGTGCGGCGACACCGGCGGTGGCGACGTTGGCGGCCGGTCGGACCGTCGATTTGGTCAGCGATACCACGAGCGCGGTGACCGCGCCGATCGCCACCGGAATCCACTGGCCGGATTGGGCGAATGCGCCCGGGTCGGCGACGGCCGCGGTCGCCGACGCGGTGCCCGACCCGAAGACGATGCCGCCCGCGGTCGGGCGGACGAAGGTCTGGATGGTGTCGTTGATCGAGTCGAGTGCGGGGATCTTGTCGGCGACCACCTCGACGATCAGCAGGACCGCGACGATTGCCATCACCCAGCCGTTCTCCAGCCAGGACCAGCCCGCCGGCAACGACACCAGCTCGGTGAATCGCGACAACAGGCCCAGGGCCAGCAACGGGATGTAGGCGTTGAGCCCCGCCGCGGTGGCCAGGCCAAAGCCGGTCAACAGTTCCATTACTGCAGTATGCGGCGAACTCGGCCCGGGCTCGGTCGGTTCGCCGTTATCCGCGCGTCGTGGCTCACCACACGTAGGGCACCAGTCGGTAGCGCACCTTCTGGGTGTACGCGTCGTAGCCGTCGAGTTCGGCGCGCAGCATCTTCTCCTCGTCGGCGATCCGCACGCCGAAAATCGGTATCGACACGATGGACACGAGGAGGGCCCAGTAGGAACCCAGCGCCAATGGGGTGCCGAACATCATCAACACCGCGCCGAAATACATCGGGTGCCGGACCAGACCGTAGAGCCCCGTCGAGACGAGCGGTTGTTCGTCCTCCACCTGGATGCTGGCGCCGGCGAAGCTGTTCTGGAACACCACTGCCTCGGCGAACAGGATTCCCACCGCCACCAGAACGTTGCCGAGGATGACCACCGCTGTCGGCACACTCGACCACCCGAACCGGTGGTCGAACGCGCTGAGGACGAACGCCGCGAAGGCCGAGCCCGTGACCGCCCAGATGACAATCTTCTGCACGATCCGCGTTTCCGCGGTCGGCCCACCGTGCAGGCGTCGCTGCAGGGCCGCTGGGTCCCTGATCGCGAGACCGATGCTCGGGATCATGGTGGTTGCCAGGAATACGGCGATGAAAACCCAGGCCTGCCAGTAGTGGAACGTGCCGGCCGGCCAGAACAACGTCACCCCCAACAACAGCAAGGAGAAGAGCCCGGACAGCACGGTCTGAAGTGCAAGTTTCATGATCTGCCCCCTGCCCATTTCACACCGCGTCGCGATTGCGGTAGATGACCCCGGCCAGCAGCGCCAAACCTGTTGCGGCGATGAGCATTACCACCAGGGCCACTGCCGGGAACTCGCTCGGCACAGTGGTCCGTCCCACCGGCGACAGTTCGATCAGCCAGCGCGGCAACCGCAGCAGCGCCCCGAGGTACAGTGCGGCAATCACGAATGTGACTGCCAACCAGGCCATCCAGGGTGAGCGAAGTGCCACTGCCAGGGCCGCGATCGAGGCCACCACCGCCAGCGCGGGGAGATACGCCAGTGCGGCCAGGGTGAGACCGATGATGGTGCCCGGTTCACCCAGCGTCAGGCCGGCGCCGAGGCCGTTGCCCAGGCCGGCGCAGAACATCAGCACCGCCGCGCCCGCCAGCGCGCAGCCGACCGCGCCCAACAGCCAGCGCCACCGCGAGACCGCCCCGGCCAGAACCGGCTCGCCCAATCCGTTCTGCTCGTCGGTGTACACCCGCAGCACCACCGAGGTGACATACGCCGTGGCCGCTGCGGCCAGGAACTGCGTCATGGTGGTGTAGATGCCGTCGATGCCTGTCGTGGACAGCAATCGGGCGATCAGCTCGTTGGTCCTGGCCGCATCCATCAGTGCTTTCGTCATCGAGCCGAACACCAGCCCGGCCACGAACAATGCCACCGCCCAGCCGATCGTCTGACCGCGTTGCAGCGTCAGGTGCAGCCGGAGCGGGCCGGTGATGGCGGGGGCGTCGGGGCGCTCACCCGTCGACGCGATGGTGCCCGCGTCGTACTGGCGGCGGCTCTCCAGCACGGCAGCCACGGCCGTCAATCCGACCGCCAGAATGACCAGCAACCCGAACGGCCACCAGCGCAGATCGACGAACGGACGCATCTGCTGTGCCCAGGCGACGGGGGACAACCAGCTCAGAGTGCTGCCGGAGTTGTCGATGACGTCACCGACCCCGCGTATCAGCGCAGCCACCGCCAACGTCGCCATCGCAGCCCCCGACGCGGTGCGGGACTGGCGCCAGAGTTGGGCGGTCACCGCGGCGACCGCACCGAACACCATCGCGACCCCGGTGATGCCCAGGCTCATGGCCGCGGTGTCGACGATCGCGAAGCCGGTGGAGGCCATCGCCAGCGTCATCGTGAGAGCCAGCACCGCGTTGACGCCGCCGACGACGGCCAGGGCCGCGGCAGTTCGCGCGTAGCGCCCCACCACCGACGAGAGCACCAGCTCGGCGCTACCGTTCTCCTCTTCGGCCCGGGTATGACGAATCACGGTGAGAATGGCAAGGATCGAGGTGGCGATGGTCAGGGTGAGTGTCAGTTCATTGGCCATCATCACGCCGAGGTCGGTCTCGTTCACCCCGAACATCGGGCCACCGAGCATCATGCCTGCGGGTGTCTTGAGCAGGTTCACCCGGGCCAGGCGTTGTTCCTCCCCGGGGTAGGCCAGGCGAATTGCGTTGGGGGCGTACACCATCATCAAGGTGAGCGCGCCGACCCACACGCTCAGCCGCACCCGGTCGCGTCGCAGTGCCAGCCGCAGCAGCGTTTCGATGCCGGTCAACGGTGACGTGGCCGTGCGGGCCGGACCGGTGGGCCGGGCCGGGGCGGTCGCGGTGTTCACCGGGTCGCCCCCTGGTATTCGCGCAGGAACATGTCCTCCAGCGATGCCGGTGCGACGGTGAGATCGTCGATGCCGAGATCGGTCAGGTGTTCCAAGGCGAACTCCAGGTCGGCCCGGTCCACCGAGAAGCTCACGGTGCCCTCGTTGCTCACGAAGTCGTGCACGTACGGGGTGTTCTGTATCGCCCGACCGTCCGAGCGAGTGCGGGCGGTGACTTTGGTGCGCATCAGGTGCCGCAGTTCGGCGAGGGTGCCGGAGCGTACCGTGCGCCCGGACCGGATGATCGTCACGTTGTCGCAGAGTTTTTCGACCTCGGCCAGGATGTGGCTGGACAGCAGGACTGCGGCGCCCTGGCTCGCCACCTCGGCCACACATTGCTGAAATGCTCTCTCCATCAACGGGTCCAGACCCGAAGTGGGCTCGTCGAGAATGTAGAGGTCGGAATGACAGCTGAACGCCGCGACGATGGCGACCTTCTGCCGGTTGCCCTTGGAGTAGGTGCGGGCTTTCTTGTGGGGGTCGAGTTCGAACCGCTCGATCAACTCGTCGCGGCGCCGAGTGTCGACGCCGTTGCCGCGCAATCTACACAGGAAGTCGATGGCCTGCATACCGGTCAGATTCGGCCACAGCGTGACATCGCCTGGGACGTAGGCGATTCGGCGGTGCAGGGCGACCGCGTCGCGCCACGGGTCGCCGCCCAGGAGGCGGACGGTGCCCCCGTCGGCGCGCAGCAGGCCCAACAAGACCCGGATGGTGGTGGACTTACCGGCGCCGTTGGGCCCGAGGAAGCCGGCGACGTCGCCGGGGGAGACGGTGAGATTCAAGCCATCGAGCGCCTTGGTGTGCCCGAAAGATTTTGACAGTCCGCGGATTTCGACGGAGTGGTTCACGCTGGCTCCTTGGTGTCGGTCGTGGATTCTGAACGGGACGGGATGTCTTGCTCGCGTTGGTGCAGGAAGGCGTCGTACATGGTCGAGTCGGCCATCAGGCCCTCGGTGTAGAGCTCGAGAGCCGGCAGCATCATGTCCTCGCCGTAATCACGCAGCACCCGGCGCAGGTCTGTCGGGTCGTCGTGCATCTGCAGGTACAGCAGAAACCCGCCGCCACTGCAGATCGCCATGAACCGTGCCCGGGCCTTCGGATCGCGGCTGGGTTTTAGCACCCCGGCCCGCACGCCCTCCTCGAGGTACTGCTCGGCGTTGTCGACCATGGTGCGCCAGAACGTCTTCGCCAGATCGCTGCCGGACTGCATGCTGCGGACCAGGTAGGCCATCAGGGGCGCATACGACTCGATCTCGGACATCTGCGCGATCCAGGTCGCAGGGTCACCGCTCTGCAGTGACTCGGTCTTGGCCTCGCGCACCACCTCGGCGACGTAGGCGTCGCACGCCTTGCGTAGCCCTTCCTTGGAAGTGAAGTGGTGGATCACCAAGGCGGCGCTGACGCCCGCGGACTCGGCGATGGTGCGCAACCCCACGCTGAATCCGTGTTGCCCGTACTGCTCGATCGCGGCGTCTCGGATCCGGGCCGTCGCTGTTCGGTCATCTGCTGAACGCATGTTCAAAACGCTAAACGTGTGTTCAGTACGTGGTCAAGGGGATGACCCGTCAGGAATCCGTAAAGAAAGCGTCCGGGAGAGGAGAAAGGTCAGTCGCGGGCGGCGGCCAGCAGGCCGTCGCCCAGCGGGATGAGTACCGGGGTGAGCCGCTCGTCCTCGGCGATCAGCCGGGCCGCCTCACGCACTGCGCTGACCTCGGCATCGTTGGCCGAGGCGTCACCGGCCCGGCCGCCCAGCGCGGCCCGGTGCAGCACGATCGCACCGCCGGAACGCAGGAGACGCACCCCCTCGGCCACGAACTGGGGCTGGTCCATGGGTTCGGCGTCGATGAACACCAGGTCGTAGGACTCGTCGGCCAGGCGGGTGAGCACCTCCTGGGCGCGACCGCTGATCAGCCGCGTCCGTCCCGGGCCGACCCCGGCCTCGGTAAACCCCTGCTTGGCGATGCGCTGATGCTCGGGTTCGACGTCGATGGTGGTCAGCACGCCGTCGTCGCTCATGCCCGACAACAGCCACAACCCGCTGACGCCGGCACCCGTGCCGACTTCGACGACCGCCTTGCCCCCGGTGAGCCGGGCCAGCACGCTCAGCAACGCTCCTACGGCAGGGGTCACCGCACCCGCGCCGAGTTCTTCGGCCCGTTCACGCGCGGCCGCGACGATCTCGTCTTCGGAGATCGATCGTTCGGCATGCGTGACGATCGCCTCGGCGCGACCGGGGTTGGAGCTGACCATGCCCGCAGCGTAGGCCAGAGGCCGGGGGCGTCGTTGCGACACGCCCGCGGATGGTAGGTATCGGCCACGGAAATTCGCTGGTTCGTGCAGGTAACCGAACGTATCGTAGGCTTTCTCAGCAAAAGTTCAGATTGCTCATATGCCTGCCACACCGGGATCAGGAACGGTATCCGCATGGAACACGGCGCCCGCTGGCGCACCGCCCAGCACAACATGAGCAGCAACCGGAATAGCGACGTCATCGGTTGTGTTGAGCGAAGTGAGAACTGTGATCAGGAGGATCCGACGAGCGCGAACGCTGTTACCTCGAACCCCGCCACCCAGGCCGCCCCGGTGACGATGGCACATCTGGAGCAATTCACCGCAGGCGAATGGGTGGAGCCCTCCGATGAGTTGACCGGTACCGCCGTTTTCGACGCCACCGGCGATCAGGCGGCCATGCCGTCATGGGACGAGCTGGTGCGTCAACACGCAGACCGGGTGTACCGGCTGGCCTACCGCCTTTCGGGCAACCAGCATGACGCCGAGGACCTGACCCAGGAGACCTTCATCCGGGTGTTCCGCTCCGTGCAGAACTACCAGCCGGGAACCTTCGAGGGCTGGTTGCACCGCATCACCACCAACCTGTTCCTCGACATGGTCCGTCGCCGCGGCCGCATCCGCATGGAAGCGCTGCCCGACGATTACGACCGGGTGCCCGCCGACGACCCGAACCCGGAGCAGATCTACCACGACTCGCGGTTGGGGGCCGACCTTCAGGCTGCCCTGGACTCGCTGGCACCGGAGTTCCGCGCCGCGGTGGTCCTGTGTGACATCGAGGGTCTGTCCTACGAAGAAATCGGCGCCACGCTGGGCGTGAAGCTCGGCACCGTGCGCAGCCGGATTCACCGTGGTCGGCAGGCCTTGCGTGAGCACCTGGCGAAGCACTCGCCGGAAACCGCCAAATCTGCCTAGTGGTGGTCGGTGTTCAGCGCGTCAGGTCGCGCTACATTCGGGTCAGGACATTTGGTCGTGGCGAGAGGAGCTGGGCGATGGTCGACCCGGGACACGTGTTCCGTCGGGCATTCTCCTGGTTGCCGGCGCAGTTCGCCTCGCAGAGCGATGCGCCGGTAGGCGCACCTCGGCAGTTCCGTTCCACCGAGCACCTGTCCACCGAGGCCATCGCGGCCTTCGTCGACGGTGAGCTGCGGATGAGCGCTCATCTGCGGGCCGCGCACCACCTGTCCCTATGTCCGGACTGCGCGGCCGAGGTCGATGCCCAGGGCCAAGCCCGGACCGCATTGCGGGATTCCTGTCCGGTCGTCATTCCGAATTCCCTCTTGGGACTGTTGTCGCAGATACCGCACCACAGTCCGCAGCCCTCCGCTGACGTGGGTGAACAGCCTCAGGTTGCTGATGACCCGACGCGGAGTCGGCGCAAGCGCCGGTAGGCTGGACCCCAAGGCGATCAGTGACCGGCGTCGGCCTATCTGGCTGGGGCGGGCGCTCCGATAGAGAGTGATACACCGGTGACCAATCAGGACCAGTCCGACGAGAGCGGCCGTCTGGAACCGCGCCCTGTCGAGCGGCCACCCGTAGACCAGTTGTCGCAGCGCACATTCGGCCGGCCCGCCGGCGTCGACGGCTCGTTCCTCGGTGCGGAGAAGTACGAGGACCAGGGCGAGTACGCCCCCAAGGACCTACCGCCGGATCCCGTGCTGGCCGAGGCGTTCAGCCGTCCCTCCAGCAGTGGTGACTCACTGCAGCGTCATCCCACCGATGCCGGCGCACTCGAGGCCGAGCGGACCGCCGGTGACGACGTCGTCGACGATCCCTGGCGCAACCCGGGTGCCGTCCCGGCACTGGGTACCCCC
Protein-coding regions in this window:
- a CDS encoding DUF4126 domain-containing protein produces the protein MELLTGFGLATAAGLNAYIPLLALGLLSRFTELVSLPAGWSWLENGWVMAIVAVLLIVEVVADKIPALDSINDTIQTFVRPTAGGIVFGSGTASATAAVADPGAFAQSGQWIPVAIGAVTALVVSLTKSTVRPAANVATAGVAAPVLSTVEDVTSIGLVFVAILLPALVLVALLALIWGAFRLWRWRRRKNEAKVGVNARSSTAPRRAAVDPWE
- a CDS encoding methyltransferase family protein yields the protein MKLALQTVLSGLFSLLLLGVTLFWPAGTFHYWQAWVFIAVFLATTMIPSIGLAIRDPAALQRRLHGGPTAETRIVQKIVIWAVTGSAFAAFVLSAFDHRFGWSSVPTAVVILGNVLVAVGILFAEAVVFQNSFAGASIQVEDEQPLVSTGLYGLVRHPMYFGAVLMMFGTPLALGSYWALLVSIVSIPIFGVRIADEEKMLRAELDGYDAYTQKVRYRLVPYVW
- a CDS encoding ABC transporter permease, with amino-acid sequence MNTATAPARPTGPARTATSPLTGIETLLRLALRRDRVRLSVWVGALTLMMVYAPNAIRLAYPGEEQRLARVNLLKTPAGMMLGGPMFGVNETDLGVMMANELTLTLTIATSILAILTVIRHTRAEEENGSAELVLSSVVGRYARTAAALAVVGGVNAVLALTMTLAMASTGFAIVDTAAMSLGITGVAMVFGAVAAVTAQLWRQSRTASGAAMATLAVAALIRGVGDVIDNSGSTLSWLSPVAWAQQMRPFVDLRWWPFGLLVILAVGLTAVAAVLESRRQYDAGTIASTGERPDAPAITGPLRLHLTLQRGQTIGWAVALFVAGLVFGSMTKALMDAARTNELIARLLSTTGIDGIYTTMTQFLAAAATAYVTSVVLRVYTDEQNGLGEPVLAGAVSRWRWLLGAVGCALAGAAVLMFCAGLGNGLGAGLTLGEPGTIIGLTLAALAYLPALAVVASIAALAVALRSPWMAWLAVTFVIAALYLGALLRLPRWLIELSPVGRTTVPSEFPAVALVVMLIAATGLALLAGVIYRNRDAV
- a CDS encoding ABC transporter ATP-binding protein, translating into MNHSVEIRGLSKSFGHTKALDGLNLTVSPGDVAGFLGPNGAGKSTTIRVLLGLLRADGGTVRLLGGDPWRDAVALHRRIAYVPGDVTLWPNLTGMQAIDFLCRLRGNGVDTRRRDELIERFELDPHKKARTYSKGNRQKVAIVAAFSCHSDLYILDEPTSGLDPLMERAFQQCVAEVASQGAAVLLSSHILAEVEKLCDNVTIIRSGRTVRSGTLAELRHLMRTKVTARTRSDGRAIQNTPYVHDFVSNEGTVSFSVDRADLEFALEHLTDLGIDDLTVAPASLEDMFLREYQGATR
- a CDS encoding TetR/AcrR family transcriptional regulator; the protein is MRSADDRTATARIRDAAIEQYGQHGFSVGLRTIAESAGVSAALVIHHFTSKEGLRKACDAYVAEVVREAKTESLQSGDPATWIAQMSEIESYAPLMAYLVRSMQSGSDLAKTFWRTMVDNAEQYLEEGVRAGVLKPSRDPKARARFMAICSGGGFLLYLQMHDDPTDLRRVLRDYGEDMMLPALELYTEGLMADSTMYDAFLHQREQDIPSRSESTTDTKEPA
- a CDS encoding O-methyltransferase, whose product is MVSSNPGRAEAIVTHAERSISEDEIVAAARERAEELGAGAVTPAVGALLSVLARLTGGKAVVEVGTGAGVSGLWLLSGMSDDGVLTTIDVEPEHQRIAKQGFTEAGVGPGRTRLISGRAQEVLTRLADESYDLVFIDAEPMDQPQFVAEGVRLLRSGGAIVLHRAALGGRAGDASANDAEVSAVREAARLIAEDERLTPVLIPLGDGLLAAARD
- the sigE gene encoding RNA polymerase sigma factor SigE codes for the protein MEHGARWRTAQHNMSSNRNSDVIGCVERSENCDQEDPTSANAVTSNPATQAAPVTMAHLEQFTAGEWVEPSDELTGTAVFDATGDQAAMPSWDELVRQHADRVYRLAYRLSGNQHDAEDLTQETFIRVFRSVQNYQPGTFEGWLHRITTNLFLDMVRRRGRIRMEALPDDYDRVPADDPNPEQIYHDSRLGADLQAALDSLAPEFRAAVVLCDIEGLSYEEIGATLGVKLGTVRSRIHRGRQALREHLAKHSPETAKSA
- the rseA gene encoding anti-sigma E factor RseA — encoded protein: MVDPGHVFRRAFSWLPAQFASQSDAPVGAPRQFRSTEHLSTEAIAAFVDGELRMSAHLRAAHHLSLCPDCAAEVDAQGQARTALRDSCPVVIPNSLLGLLSQIPHHSPQPSADVGEQPQVADDPTRSRRKRR